CAGGGAGCAAGGGCGGCGCATCGGGGTGGGGCTCGCCACGATCGTCGACCCCTCCGGGACGAACATGGGTTACGTCACCCTGGCCAAGACGCGCGAGGAGAGGGCTTCCTCCAACGACCTCTCCGGGTGCACCGAGGCCGCGACCGTGAGCGTCGATCCGAGCGGCGGGGTCACGGTCAGCATAACCACCACCCCGCAGGGCCAGGGCCACGAGACGGTGGCGACCCAGATCGTCTGCGACGAGCTCGGCGTCGCGCCCGAGCGGGTGCGGGTCGTGGCCGAGATGAACACCTCGACGATGCCCTGGACCATAACCACCGGCTCCTACTCGAGCCGCTTCGCGCCGCTCTCGGCGAGCGCGATCGCGCTCGCGGCCCGCAGGCTGCGCGAGAAGCTCGCCCGGATAGCCGCCCACCTGCTCGACGCAGCGCCGGAGGAGCTCGAGTTCGAGGAGGGCGCCTTCGTGGTGCGCGGCGATCCGGAGCGGAAGGTCTCGTTGCGTCGGGCCGCCGGGGCGGCCCACTGGAACTCCTCCGCGCTGCCCGAGGACGTGGACCCGGGGCTCCACGAGACGGCCTTCTTCTCGCTCTCCGTGACGAGCCCTCCGGGCGAGGACGACCGGGTCGATTCCTCGGCCACCTACGGGTTCCTCGCCGACGTCGCCGTGGTGGAGGTGGATCGGGAGACCTGCGAGGTGAGGGTTCTCGACTACTTCACCGTCCACGACGCCGGGAGGCTCCTCAACCCAATGCTCGCGGAGGGGCAGATCTACGGCGGCGCCGCCCACGGGCTGGGGGGGGCGCTCTACGAGGAGTTCCTCTACGACGAGGAGGGACAGCTGAAAAACGCCAGCTTCATGGACTACCTCTGCCCCACCGCGGCCGAGGTGCCGGGGCTCAACATCGACCACATCGAGACCCCCTCGCCCTACTCGCTGCTCGGAGCCAAGGGGCTCGGGGAGGGCTCGACGATGAGCGTCCCCGTCGCGGTGGCGAATGCCATCTCCGACGCCCTGCAGCCCGAGGAGGTCGAGATAACCGGGCTTCCGGTGACCCCGGAGAGGGTGTTCGAACTCCTCTACGGGCGGAAGGAGGACGCATGATCCTGAGAGACATGCTCGAACGGGCCGCCTCCCGCTACCCGGAGAGTCTGGCCGTGGTGGACGGAGAGCGGCGGTACACCTACGCGGAGTGGAACGAGCGGGTCGATTCCGTCGCGTGCGCCCTGCGCGGGCTCGGGGTCCGCAAGGGCGATAGGGTGGTGCAGCTGCTCAAGAACCGGGAGGAGAACTGCGCGGTGCACATGGCCTGCCAGAAGCTCGGGGCGATAAACACCCCGCTGAACTTCCGGTGGGCGGAGGAAGAGGTCCGCTACTGCCTGGGCGACGCCTCCCCGCGCGTCGTCCTCTTCGAGGAGGCGACCCGGGAGGTCGTGCTCCGGGCGCGGGAGGGGCTCGGCTTCGAGCCCGTGCTGCTCTACGTGGGGGAAGACCCACCCGAAGACGCGCTCTCCTTCGACGAGGTGATCGGGGCGGCCTCCGGCGAGAGGCCGGAGGAGAACATCGAGGAGGAAGACATCGCGCTCATGCTCTACACCTCCGGGACGACGGGGCGTCCCAAGGGGGTGCTGCGCAGCCAGAGGGCCGAGTACGCGGCGACCGTGGGGCAGGTCATCCACCACGGGTATAGCCTCTGGGAGAGGACCCTCGGGTGCATGCCGCTCTACCACACGATGGGGATGCACTCGCTCACCAGCATGATCTCGCTGAACGGCCTCTTCGTCGCCATGCCCGATTGGGATGCCGGGGAGGCGCTCGAGATCATAGAGCGCGAGCGCATAAGCGCCCTCTACCTCATCCCGACCCTCTTCCACGACCTCGTGGGCAGCCCCGGGTTCGAC
This genomic interval from Rubrobacter calidifluminis contains the following:
- a CDS encoding class I adenylate-forming enzyme family protein, whose product is MILRDMLERAASRYPESLAVVDGERRYTYAEWNERVDSVACALRGLGVRKGDRVVQLLKNREENCAVHMACQKLGAINTPLNFRWAEEEVRYCLGDASPRVVLFEEATREVVLRAREGLGFEPVLLYVGEDPPEDALSFDEVIGAASGERPEENIEEEDIALMLYTSGTTGRPKGVLRSQRAEYAATVGQVIHHGYSLWERTLGCMPLYHTMGMHSLTSMISLNGLFVAMPDWDAGEALEIIERERISALYLIPTLFHDLVGSPGFDEHDTTSVKKLSYAGAPMLGPLVERCLESFDPEVFVNHYGSTEVYIFAVYPEPRKKPGCAGRAAFHTEIRVVRADPEPNVRPDEVVPQGETGEIIVRLCDDAYSGYYNRPEATARTIREGWHFTGDTGYIDEDGDLWVTGRVDDMIITGGENVYPVEVEEVISRHPGVEEVAVVGLPDERWGQAVTAFIVPAGEDLTPQEIDEHCRKSPSLARFKRPKRIVLVKELPKSPVGKLLRRRLLAGEYEELKTTDRDEGSRV